The region ttaatttaataaaatgttattaataaatttttcatgtgaaatttaaacattttattgaaaCGATATTTTAGTTAAGaccatttttattaataaaatataattgtatACTTGCTTATATtaaatatctataatttcacttaaaatTCTGGACAACATGTTATAGAGAACTAATTAATAAAGAATATATTCCTTAACTATGGTTGTTGCTTTCATAAGTGAAAAATtgttataaaaagttaaaataatacataaaaaattgaattgacTAGAAACTTAATTGTTATAGTGAAATGATGTTATAAGATGCGACTATTATAAAGAGGGCTCACCGTATAACCAATAAAAGATATTTTACCAAATCAAAATGTTTTTTACATTCGTGCTTTTATGCATATTAGTTCTTAATATTATATGGGTTACTCATAATTTTACAtgcttatttgtttatttattaaattgtataattttatttcatgtaaaCAATAAAGTAATACTATTCAAATTGTTTAACACAGttaaacatattaattatttttataattaaaatattataataataactttaaagCATAATTAAACTTCATATGAAATTAGTaatgaaagtaaaaaaataaaattgtgatTACTTAGTtactaattgaataaaaatacctaaatattaaattttaatacatcTATTTTATAGTGATAAGATTTAGTTTTATATGATTGAAATACCAATAAAGTCTAACCGAAAATTGATGACTTGAATTATAATGGAAGTTTATTTTAACATCGACATAAAGTGTgcagtttatatttaataaaatattatttaatatttaataataatatattaaaatgtcaatttagtaaaatagtaaataacaaAAGATGTTTTTAGGGTGAAATCAGAAATTTTTGTTGGTGACAAgataaaattagattaaattttgccttaaaatagattaaattgaattaataattATTGAGagggagaaaaataataatttttgaaatttaacaaAAGcggtaaaaaatattaaattgaattatttaagtTTAATAGGGCTAAAACTGCAATTGAATCATTTAACCAAGGTATCAAGGCCATATTTctgttcaaaatttttttccgaatattttttattataaaactgTAATTTCTacctaatttaaaaaataaatccttACGTAGAATGTGACTTGTACAGGCCGAGCTTGTCGGGTGAAGCTGATAGCTCGACCTTGGGACACATGTTTGATGTAGATCGTGTTCCAAAATTAGTTTTAGTGATGATTTCGTTATATCTTTCAATACATTAACATGTTCCAAGAAACATGATTAATAGGTAATTAATGGTGTTAAAAGGAAATGGATTAAGACAGAAGTGGATTTGGACAACCATGTTATAGTCCAACAAGTAGACACACAAATGGAATCTCCAAGCCAATTTATTGAAGATTACATCTCCAATCTCACCACAATTCCTGTTGACTCCTCCAAACCATTATGGGAGCTTCGCATTCTCAACCTCAAAACTCCGGAGGCAGAGGCTGTTGCCATCTTGAGGATCCACCATTCAATCGGTGACGGGATGTCTCTCATTTCCAGTCTGTTTGCTTGTTGCCGAAAGTCTTCGGACCCTGGAGCCTTGCCTACTATTCCAATGCAAAAACAAACCGATCGTCCTAGAAACCGGCGTGGTGTTTTGTGGCTATTGTTGTCAGTTTGGTCAGTTTTAAGGTTAATCTTGAACACCTTGGTGGATATTTTGCTGTTTATGGCAActattttatttatgaaagacACAAAGACCCCTCTAAAAGGATTGTCTGGCGTCGAGCATAACCCCAAGAGGATTGTCCACCAGACTGTGAGTTTGGACGACATAAAACTAGTGAAGAATGCCATGGCCGTGGTACCTTTCActcaatttatacttttgtaagtagatattacatatatttttcttgaaGATCATAataccttttccttttttttcttttcacttacTGTACTAGACCGTTAACGATGTCATTTTGGGAGTAATGCAAGCTGGTCTCTCGCGATATCTAAATCGAAAATATGGTGAGCTTTTTCCTCTGATAATATTGTTTCATATGAATGGTAAACATGGACTAAAGGATTCTTGTTTTGTAGTTTACTATAATTTGGGTTGATTTGTAGTTTATAATTTGGGCAGGTAAAGTTGATAAGTCCAAGTCCAACAATCTTCCCGGAAATTTCCGCTTAAGAGCAACTGTTCTTGTGAATATTAGACAAGCTATTGGGATCCAGGTGACTATTTTTCTCTCGTTGTGAATATACTTTCTTCTGGTTCTTTTAATATGCTTTAGAATGGGCAGGCAATCGCTGATATGATGAAGAAGAAGTCAAAGGCCAAGTGGGGTAACAAATTGGGATTCATATGCTTCCCTTTCACCATTGCATTGCGACTTGATCCTTTAGATTACATTCGTCAAGCTAAAACCATCGCTGATCGGAAAAAGCTCTCCCTCCTAGCTTTATGCACATATTTAATCAACAATTGCGTTGTCAAATTATTTGGATCAAAGGTATCGTCATGTTTGGCATATAGAATATTTTTCAACACTACAATGTCAATATCAAACGTGGTTGGACCAGTAGAGGAAATAAGCTTTTTTGGTCATCCAATTGCTTTCATTGCTCCCACTGTTTATGGCCATCCACAGGTATATCGATCTATAACTCTTGCATATATACTGTCATTTATtactctttgttttcttcctgcTTAAGTTGTTAAAcctattttggattttaatttattGCAGGCCTTGACTGTTCATTTTCAGAGCTACATAAATAAGATGAGCATTGTTGTAACAGTTGATCCAAATGTGATTCCTGACCCTCACCTTCTTTGCGACGATTTTTCAGAATCTCTCAAGCTGTTTAAGGACGCCATCATATTAAACAACAGTGTAATTGCTAACTCAAACTAGGACCTAGGAAACAATGAAATTTAATTATAGCTTTTTTTCCGCAATAACGAACTTATTTTTCTTTCCAACTCAAAAATTTCTAataaaattggaaaagaaaaaacgattcaattatttttaaaagtaaatcaATTAAATTGATTTAGATTTATGTAAAAGGAGCTCCTATATACCTAAAAAATTGTGTTTAGaatttatataattacataaattttttattgatcaaatttttgttttttctttcaatttgttCTCTCTCATTATgtaattaatgtaaaaatatatttttttcataattaataaatataaaaaaacttttcCAAAATGTAAATAATGTTCTttgtataatataattaatatatacatGATTTCTCTTAatacaattaatataaaaatgcttctaattaaaatgcaatttattaaactttattttttattgacgTTAGTGAAAAAAATTTAACCTTGGTCACTAAAACTAAGGAATTAATTTATAACCATATCATATACCATAAAATCAtcatgtaaaaaattataaatttaaaaaaattaaaaggtataagtgataaatttaaaattttagttcgtATATAGATATGTGTATATGATgaatatttcatataattatcTTTACTATAATAAAATGCTTAACCAAGTTTAGTGTCAGAAGTCAAGTGACACCAACTTGGTAAAAAGAcgaaaaatctaaaattattctttaaaaatataaataattatatcatttaaatttttataaaaagaaaatttaaagttactatgtaaaaaagtaaaaaaaaaattactcattatttttgtaaataactATCCAccctttttaaatattattatttcttaaaatgtaaaatttatatatgaattattACTTTTTAAATGTAAACTTATATGTAATAGTTTATCAATTCACATGTGTGATAAATTCTAGATTTTAATTATGTGCTTTATTATTTTGGAAATAGTCATTTTCAATGCCAAACTACTTGTCTAAGCCCAAATGCAAGCCTAAAATATAGGATAGTTTTGTCAAAAGTATGAGgttcaaaaaaaataaacttaaacaaaataaaacaggTCTGTTTAAAATGTGAATAGGATTCGCTCTAACATTCATAGACTCATGCCTGACTTGTTttctattttgtaattaatatatgttttattttatttttctatagtatataatttatataaagttAGATTAAATATATAATGCTATATGGTTTAAAAGATAagttatatatgtttaaattttaataaaaaaattcaccaaaaaaacaacaaaagaaaatattcagttaaaaaataataaattaaaaaatatattttttaaaagaattaaaaataatatgggtgaACTTGAAACGGGTTTGGGTTAATCATTTCTAAATATGGACAAGTTTATGCAAAATTTAAAGCTCACATTTTAAGTAGGGTCGGGTCTGGATAAGAATAAAGTATGCTAATATCACTACATAGTCTTAACCTGACCCGACCCGACTCGTAAACACTTTTATAGATGTGTATGCATATTCTCActagtgaatatatatatgcatgcataacaaataactttaaaattttaaaattataactaattttgaaaaaaaaatatttatatataatataaaaccatCAACAAAATGTAGTAAATAgtgtcaatttagtccattcaatttcatattaaaaGGGTCAATAAGGAAAATCTTGATATTTGAAGTAATTGATAGGAtaatcttgatattttaaatattttttatactatattaATATTGAAGAAATGTATCAACAAGTTACAATCTCAAGAGAATAATGTTGGTCCGAATCTTAGACATAATATTATTGAGAGGAACAACCACAaatcttgaatatgaattgtaaaatgaacatgtataatataaaaaatcatttgaagaaatgtaattattaattattaaatatatttacttaatatttcCTTTTTACAGTTCATTCTTTTCGTctcatctttttaaaattatcatagTAACTATTTTTCTCAATTACAACTTTTTGTATTTCCTTCTTATGTTAGTCAATAGTTTTTTCAGTTCACTTGTTTTATTTACAAAAAGTTCGCAGTAATTAaaaaagtttttaatattttacattataatacatatatggacttttctctttttattttatttaatacatttattttgaTTAGTCATGTTTTAAGTATTAATCATTTTATAGCTTTATTATTTATCAagttatttttagttgttttaattCATTTGGATTCTTTTTCaattatataaaagttaaattttataaaatttatttgaattaattgtgttttgaatgtcatatttatcattttattttcaaactttttgGATGTTACATTTTATAGCTTTCAATTTCCATGGAAGTTCCACTCTTTTTGTGCATATATAGTCTTCTTGGTTTTTTTTGAATGATAAATTAActcctaaacttttttttatcatcTCCTTGACAATATTTTTCTCTtgtttttgatatttataaattctataaaattGCATATGTATTCCAAGATTTTCTTCAGTCACTATATCAACAaatgtcttttttttaaaaaaaattaattcgttaTTGGTGTATATATGAAGGTCATGAGGAAACAAAGGTTTTGGtcattctttattgtcacttaacaaacttaattaaaaaaaatctcaaccaGATCATCAACATTTGTTAGTATTCTGCAAACTGACCTCTTCGACATTATATTATTGGATGACATTTTGTGTAGCTTGAAGTCGATAAGTTTAAATGTCTTGCTACGATAACGAAGTATAACAAACAAAATTAACATCCCCAAAACAATCGACTACATCTCAATCTCTTTTGGGAACTCTAAAGCCTACCAGCAAACATAGAAATCAACAAAATTTACCGATCAAATTGAGCTAATTTAAACAAAGCAGGTTCCAAGGAGTGGTACATCTTTGGGAATTGAGCTAATGTATTAGAAATGCTAAAAAATTAAGATTGTTTTTCTTGCCTTGCCAATTATGTAatttgtttttctcttctttttcctaatgatttgattgtttgaattctTTTTGGATTGTTTTTCAATTATTTGgaagttatattttataatatttattttatctcTTTGTGTTTTGAATGTTACAtttatcatattaaattatttttaatttcaaacttttaaGAGGCTACATCTAGTTGGTATTATTCAGTTTAGCTATTAATTTACTTATACTGATATATCTTACCACTTATACTAAAATAAGCTTACCAAGACCTAAAATAACCCCACTCATctatattaatccaaaacattatCAATTCATTTTAGAACATTATGAAACATTAAAAACAAGTTATTATCCCTCATAAAAGTCTatttaaacacattcaaatacatGGTGGCTATTATGGTCACACCATTTTCAAATCAAACATCAAGTTCACTAAATTTGGCATGCAAGTAATACTTAACACATGGTATAAACATTGCAATAATTTCATGCATACCATCATATCAATAGAATTATACTACAAACCTCCATACATATATAAACATACTCAATTACAAGTTTCTAACATTTTAAATGTCAAAACATCAAAATGGACtccaaattaaattatgacaataGGTACATGTAACTATCCGATTTTAGAAGGTGTCGAAAAATACGGTTTTGGAACCTAATTACGTAAATCGAGTTTTGGCTTTGATGGAAGCTAATCCAAGGTGTTATGATCAACCACTGCTGCTCGAACCGGTAGAGTTAGACGTTTGGGAATTTACACAACCCAAGTTGTTAATCAAAGAACCACCTAAAGGTACTAATGTCCCACTTAAAATACATTTATCTTGGTAAtagttctactttgcctgtgagcGTTTCAATAGACTTAACAGAACATCGAGATGAGTAATTGATTGATATTTTaaagaaatctaaaaaaaattggttggaccatagctgacaTATGGGGTATAAGTCATTCCTACtgtatgcataaaattattttagaggaaGGTTACTTAACCCTATCATGAAAGAAGTAGTACGAAAAGAGGTAATTAAATGGTTACATGCGTGAATTATTTATCCCATCTCAGATAGCTCTTGGGTAAGTCCGGTACAATACGTACCAAAGAACGGTGGAATCACGATTCTCAAGAATGAACAGAACGAGTTAATCCAGACAAGAACTGTCACGGGTTGGATAATTTGTATTGGCTACAGAAAGTTGAACAAAGTCACTCGTAAGGATCATTTTCCATTgccttttatagatcaaatgtTAGACCGACTGACAGGTAATGAATTTTATTGCCTTTTAGATGGACATTCGGGATACAACCAAAGAGTTGAAGCCTTGGAAGACCAATACAAAATACTTTTACCTGTCCATACAATACATTTGCGTTTATGCGATTGCCTTTCGACTTACGTATGCACCTGCCATGTAAtagcctggtttagaccctaatcggacagtggttttgggatcacaaatctaagtgaaaaaaatattttaatattatttttcatgcttatagtatgtgaattgacatgtgtgaaatttttgtgaattaattttatcgtttgtgtgccgatttgtgaaaaagaacttaatcgcgtaaaatgcaaaagtggctagctatttgttaaagtgctttaTTGTTATGGTTTTTCTAATGtagggtccttatgttgatattataccAATGAAAGTatgagtggacttttatggacatatGATAGTGGATTTTTAAATGAATCagttaaggttaaaatagtaattagtaaataacataatattaaataaaacaaaacacaaaataccaTGCATTTGGaagctaaaatttggtatgtattttgcttggtttttgataattttcatatttttgagatctttgcttcgtattctagctagcccgtgtcctaatttttgaattggttgtgtattttgtgaatttccattgatgagaaattgttgtttttgttgtttgatgacgaaaaaaataaatatttgttgataaattattaaattttgttaagtaatttttgataaaatccaaattagggatttatttgtaaaaataaaaaattgaagggctaaaatgtaaaataaatgaaatattgggcttatatgagctatagggatattcggccaagctaggATATTTTAAAagtatgtgtattttgtgttttgtaaaatagggactaaattgtgaaatatgtaaaatgttgggctaaaatgcaaattgcccatttatatgtttttggaataaatttgaatgaaatgtgttattaaataaccaaatttgaatttgttagatcaagaaaagaagaaatcggatttggatcgggggaaatcaaaagttgtcgaatagtcatcCCGGTCAGTTCgtcttcgtccgaggtaagttcataagtaaatacatgctgttaattttgaaaatatataaattataagtgttgaattgaattattaaatatatttgggTAAATACCGAATTTGATATAAGCATGGGAGAATTAATTACGAGCTCAATTCGATCGAATTACgatgtctgaaagccccgtacgaagcataggaataaataggatacatatgtcatgacataggattttgatatgtgatctcgtgtaagaccatgtttgggacgttggcatcgatttgagatttacgtgtaagaccatgtttgggacattgacatcgtatatgatttcgtgtaaaaccctgtctaggacagtggcatcgatatttgattacatgtaagaccacgtctgggacgttggcattttACGAGCTTTCTGAGTTATCTGAGTATCTTATTTGATTTCgaacggttcaatgggcaatgGTACGGTAAAAATCGAATGTGAGTTCGAATCAAATGATTTAGGTAGGTGTTGTTGTATAATATGATATCGTGAACTAATTGTTTACATGTGATTATAAATTCATGTGTTTGAGATTGGGattataaataaatgtgattttattgttcatttgttaatttaattacttatgacttactaagcttttcgagcttattttgtatatgtatttgttgttttatatatttttttttgaaagctaGCTCGAGCTCGGGATCGTTGAGGAACATCATCACACCATCGctatctattttggtaccttgaaATAAAACTTGTATTTatgtcatatggcatgtatagtctagcttGATATGCTTGGTTTTGAATTGTAGATATTTAGGCATGCAAAAAAggcttaattttgatattaatgttATACATATTCGGTCATGGCAATAGTTTATTATAGAAGTGGAtttcatggtatatatatatggtgtttgGTTATATAGTTTGGTAATAATGTTAAAGTTTGTGCATATATGGTTAGAACTTGACACTATTATGAAAGTaggttatttatttatatatatgattgagATGTTGGTTATAAATTAGTATGGAGAATTTATAGGTAGATTAAAAAGTTGGTTTGATAGTTAGTTAATTTTGGAAATATGAGTTGTGGAATAAATATTGAATGGTGGATATTTGTATAATTTAGTTTAGTAATgtaaaaatgatatatattttttgaaattttaattatataagttTGGTTGTCCAATGCAAGAATGGGCATTTTCTATGTTTGTTTGATTGATGGTTTTGTTATGGTGTTATAATTTGAGgaaattttatattagaaa is a window of Gossypium hirsutum isolate 1008001.06 chromosome D08, Gossypium_hirsutum_v2.1, whole genome shotgun sequence DNA encoding:
- the LOC107909571 gene encoding O-acyltransferase WSD1 yields the protein MDLGRREIEEIDEELGRNDKAEEGQDEVGLSPGSLLFLEPGTNCCIIAVIGCKTNIDPGIVKEGLKQTLVHHPRFSSKLQVINGVKRKWIKTEVDLDNHVIVQQVDTQMESPSQFIEDYISNLTTIPVDSSKPLWELRILNLKTPEAEAVAILRIHHSIGDGMSLISSLFACCRKSSDPGALPTIPMQKQTDRPRNRRGVLWLLLSVWSVLRLILNTLVDILLFMATILFMKDTKTPLKGLSGVEHNPKRIVHQTVSLDDIKLVKNAMAVTVNDVILGVMQAGLSRYLNRKYGKVDKSKSNNLPGNFRLRATVLVNIRQAIGIQAIADMMKKKSKAKWGNKLGFICFPFTIALRLDPLDYIRQAKTIADRKKLSLLALCTYLINNCVVKLFGSKVSSCLAYRIFFNTTMSISNVVGPVEEISFFGHPIAFIAPTVYGHPQALTVHFQSYINKMSIVVTVDPNVIPDPHLLCDDFSESLKLFKDAIILNNSVIANSN